In one window of Synergistaceae bacterium DNA:
- the minD gene encoding septum site-determining protein MinD, which produces MGGRVIVITSGKGGVGKTTTTANLAVALAKSGKKVVAVDADIGLRNLDVVMGLENRVVYNFIDVIEKKCKLNQALVRDKRVGSNLFLLPAAQTRTKDAVTPDQMAKLCEDLRPDFDFILLDCPAGIEGGFKNAAAGADEALVVTTPEVPAVRDADRIIGMLESMGKSPIRLIINRFRATMVEDGDMLAKEDILDVLSIKLIGIVPEDDSVIKSANRGEPLTFAQESPAAQAYSNIASRIQGLEVPWLQLDSGRSKGIFSSLKKMFGF; this is translated from the coding sequence GTGGGTGGAAGGGTGATTGTCATTACGTCCGGTAAAGGCGGCGTGGGTAAAACGACGACTACCGCCAACCTTGCTGTGGCGCTGGCAAAGTCGGGGAAAAAAGTCGTCGCTGTGGACGCCGACATCGGATTGCGCAATCTCGACGTGGTAATGGGCCTCGAAAACAGGGTCGTCTACAATTTTATCGACGTGATCGAGAAAAAATGCAAACTCAACCAGGCTCTGGTCCGCGACAAACGCGTGGGAAGCAATCTTTTTCTCCTGCCGGCGGCTCAGACTCGCACGAAGGACGCTGTGACTCCCGACCAGATGGCGAAACTCTGCGAGGATTTAAGACCCGATTTCGATTTTATTCTTCTGGACTGTCCGGCCGGGATCGAGGGGGGCTTTAAAAACGCGGCCGCCGGGGCGGACGAAGCTCTTGTGGTTACAACGCCGGAGGTTCCCGCCGTTCGGGACGCGGACCGCATCATCGGCATGCTTGAATCCATGGGAAAATCCCCCATACGACTCATTATCAACCGTTTTCGCGCCACCATGGTGGAAGACGGGGACATGCTGGCGAAAGAGGATATTCTGGACGTTCTTTCCATTAAGCTGATCGGGATCGTCCCGGAAGACGACAGCGTGATCAAATCGGCAAATCGCGGCGAACCTCTCACCTTCGCCCAGGAATCTCCGGCCGCTCAGGCCTATTCCAACATAGCCTCCAGAATTCAGGGGCTGGAGGTTCCCTGGCTTCAACTGGACAGCGGCAGGTCGAAGGGAATTTTCTCCAGTCTGAAGAAAATGTTCGGTTTTTAA
- a CDS encoding bifunctional (p)ppGpp synthetase/guanosine-3',5'-bis(diphosphate) 3'-pyrophosphohydrolase, producing MPEIPEKKTVKNDIGLRADNAEMKSILNSVPELSCSGESREMASLRDAFYAQLPETSRMESVRTAWQELWAKSFLYLPSEQMNLLGEAFVFSGRAHTDQKRSSGEPYIIHSLNTALILAEMQLDPATLCAALLHDVLEDTTIQGGELAAAFGEEIVTLVDGVTKLGKLPFMSLEGYQAENLRKMFVVMARDIRVVLIKLADRLHNMRTLGIFRRDKQERIARETLEIFAPLAHRLGIYQIKRDLEDLSFRYLQPEVYNEIRRKVRKKLPEREEVISRGIEMLENRLAQEGIPCKIKGRAKHYYSIYEKMERKKLSIDELYDILAIRVLVDDLSTCYAVLGIVHSIWVPIPGQFDDYIANPKSNMYQSLHTTVMAFGAPMEVQIRTREMNSLAEYGIAAHWLYKSDKGTADSLDAKLMWVRQALEGEGSQEGHDPEEFLELLKSDVLTSEVYVFTPQGKALVLPRGATTIDFAYAVHTEVGNHCVGAMINNRIVPLNTELRNGDIVKIITSSQGTPSRDWMKIVRSTKTRSKIRNYFRQMEKTDREGKIARGWEALDKELKKRNLSTENLEDFTPALNKVARDLGMAGREDLLVAIGTGSAGPSTVAQRLAFAYLQQKHPSDDISQLSRNIAAKRSNFDIIVDGFEGVMVLLANCCEPVPGDAIVGYTTRLRGITVHRIDCPNILNAQLGRTVPVRWDAPSGRFYTTRIRAEATDRDNLIHDVSQVIGQANGSINGLKVTVIDNTLVRMKIELRVRNLEHLYEIVGKLNGVRGMMEVARV from the coding sequence ACCGGAAAAGAAAACCGTGAAAAACGACATCGGACTGAGAGCGGACAACGCGGAGATGAAGTCCATCCTGAACAGCGTCCCTGAGCTGTCCTGCAGCGGGGAATCCAGGGAAATGGCGAGCCTCAGAGACGCGTTTTACGCTCAGCTTCCGGAGACCAGCAGAATGGAGTCGGTGAGGACCGCCTGGCAGGAGCTGTGGGCGAAGAGTTTTCTGTACCTGCCCTCCGAGCAGATGAACCTTCTCGGGGAGGCTTTTGTCTTTTCGGGCAGGGCCCACACCGACCAGAAGCGTTCCAGCGGAGAGCCCTATATCATCCATTCTCTGAATACGGCTCTGATTCTGGCGGAGATGCAGCTTGATCCGGCCACCCTTTGCGCGGCCCTCCTCCACGACGTTTTGGAGGATACGACGATTCAGGGGGGAGAACTGGCGGCAGCTTTCGGGGAGGAAATCGTGACGCTGGTGGACGGAGTCACGAAGCTGGGAAAACTTCCCTTCATGTCCCTGGAGGGGTATCAGGCGGAAAACCTGCGAAAGATGTTCGTGGTCATGGCCCGGGACATTCGCGTGGTCCTGATCAAGCTGGCGGACCGGCTCCACAACATGAGAACTCTGGGGATTTTCCGGCGGGACAAGCAGGAACGCATCGCTCGGGAAACTTTGGAAATTTTCGCCCCTCTGGCCCATCGACTGGGAATCTATCAGATAAAACGGGACCTGGAGGACCTGTCCTTCCGCTACCTTCAGCCGGAGGTCTACAACGAAATCCGCCGCAAGGTCCGCAAAAAACTGCCCGAACGGGAAGAAGTCATCAGCAGAGGCATAGAAATGCTGGAAAATCGCCTGGCTCAGGAGGGGATTCCCTGTAAAATCAAAGGACGGGCCAAGCATTACTACAGTATTTACGAAAAGATGGAGAGGAAAAAACTTTCCATTGACGAACTCTACGATATTCTGGCCATACGGGTGCTGGTGGATGACCTTTCCACCTGCTACGCGGTTCTGGGCATCGTTCATTCAATATGGGTTCCCATTCCCGGTCAGTTCGACGACTACATCGCGAACCCCAAGAGCAACATGTATCAGTCCCTGCATACCACCGTCATGGCCTTCGGAGCCCCTATGGAGGTTCAGATCCGCACGAGAGAGATGAACAGTCTGGCGGAATACGGCATTGCGGCCCACTGGCTCTATAAGTCGGACAAGGGGACGGCCGACAGTCTGGACGCGAAACTGATGTGGGTGCGTCAGGCCCTGGAGGGAGAAGGCAGTCAGGAAGGGCACGACCCCGAGGAATTTCTGGAGCTTCTGAAAAGCGACGTCCTGACCTCTGAGGTTTACGTTTTCACGCCCCAGGGCAAAGCCCTCGTTCTGCCCCGGGGGGCTACCACCATCGATTTTGCCTATGCCGTCCACACGGAAGTGGGAAACCACTGCGTGGGGGCCATGATCAACAACCGCATCGTCCCTCTGAACACGGAGCTTCGCAACGGAGACATCGTAAAGATCATCACCTCCTCTCAGGGAACGCCCTCCCGGGACTGGATGAAAATTGTCCGAAGCACCAAAACCCGCAGCAAAATCCGCAACTACTTCCGGCAGATGGAAAAAACGGACCGGGAGGGAAAAATTGCCCGAGGCTGGGAAGCTCTCGACAAGGAGTTGAAAAAGAGAAATCTTTCCACGGAAAACCTGGAGGATTTTACCCCCGCCCTGAACAAGGTGGCCAGAGATCTGGGAATGGCCGGAAGAGAGGACCTTCTGGTCGCTATCGGAACGGGGTCTGCGGGACCCAGCACTGTGGCCCAGAGGCTGGCCTTCGCCTATCTGCAGCAGAAGCATCCTTCGGACGATATTTCTCAGCTTTCCCGCAATATTGCCGCGAAACGTTCCAATTTTGATATTATCGTGGATGGATTCGAAGGGGTCATGGTGCTTCTGGCCAACTGCTGCGAGCCCGTCCCTGGGGATGCCATCGTGGGGTATACCACCCGTCTGAGGGGAATCACGGTTCACCGGATCGACTGCCCCAACATTCTGAACGCGCAGCTGGGGCGTACGGTTCCGGTCCGATGGGACGCGCCCTCGGGAAGGTTTTACACGACGCGGATTCGGGCGGAGGCCACGGACCGGGACAACCTGATTCACGATGTGTCTCAGGTCATCGGACAGGCCAACGGCAGCATAAACGGGCTCAAGGTCACCGTCATCGACAATACGCTGGTGCGGATGAAAATAGAACTTCGGGTGAGAAATCTGGAGCACCTGTATGAAATTGTGGGAAAACTGAACGGCGTTCGAGGCATGATGGAAGTCGCGCGGGTGTGA
- a CDS encoding MBL fold metallo-hydrolase: MKYRRFPLGGLWTNGYLFYDGDGDAFFVDPGGDVSEVLDFMKEQKLTLKAVLLTHGHLDHIAGIGEMIPLVKDAIYISPEDAPLLKRPPESMQAALGMECAGASAFRTAAEGDALKIGAYTIDVMETPGHTQGSMCYLIRQGEDKILISGDTLFAQSVGRTDLPGGDSAMLDMSLEKLAALPDDLVVLPGHGPETTIGRERKSNPFWPR; encoded by the coding sequence ATAAAATACAGACGTTTCCCGCTGGGGGGGCTCTGGACCAACGGGTATCTCTTTTACGACGGGGACGGAGATGCCTTTTTTGTGGACCCGGGAGGAGATGTGAGCGAAGTTCTCGACTTCATGAAAGAGCAGAAACTGACGCTGAAGGCGGTTTTGCTCACCCACGGACATCTGGATCACATCGCCGGCATCGGTGAGATGATTCCCCTGGTGAAGGACGCCATTTACATTTCTCCGGAAGATGCGCCTCTTTTGAAGCGTCCTCCGGAATCGATGCAGGCGGCCCTTGGGATGGAATGCGCCGGAGCCAGCGCCTTCAGAACGGCGGCGGAGGGAGACGCGCTGAAAATCGGGGCTTACACGATCGACGTTATGGAGACCCCTGGACATACCCAGGGCAGCATGTGTTATCTTATACGTCAGGGAGAGGATAAAATTTTGATCTCGGGCGATACCCTGTTCGCTCAGAGCGTGGGAAGAACGGACCTGCCGGGGGGCGATTCCGCGATGTTGGACATGTCGCTGGAAAAACTGGCGGCTTTGCCCGACGACCTCGTGGTGCTGCCGGGGCATGGTCCGGAGACGACAATAGGCAGGGAACGAAAGAGCAATCCTTTCTGGCCTCGCTGA
- the mrdA gene encoding penicillin-binding protein 2, with the protein MPEIRDLLDTRLRILLYAIFISLGVLFTGLYFFQIVHADRYVRLAYNNRLRLIRFSSPRGKIYDRNGVPLAINETTFSIMGYPLDLDRPGMLNRISELLSIHGIPVAVEDLERTIKKQRWAPYRVIRLVPNLTIAQMAELVADPEFPKQLFPIPEWRRTYPAGALVANVTGYVGEISENELKNSSAGEYAGGDLIGRGGIERYYEDELRGMAGEEAIEVDARGRRVRTVDMRPFVKGKDIHLTLDMGAQKLAAELLKDYRGAVVAMDVKTGAVVVLASAPTYDNNPLAWGVSGREWKEITEDPDRPMLDRSIAGVYPPASTFKTLVALAALEEEAITPESTVFCSGGLRLPSRTFRCWRRSGHGSLNLTGALQHSCDVYFYQAGMKLGIDRLLKWVRRFGLGSPTGVDLPGEAAGNAAGPEWKKKRLGENWYQGDTINYSIGQGFVLLTPLQIARIYAAVANGGRLVTPFLENSAFRESVDLEIRPENLAVVRKGLDYVVRRGTGMRAGRFGVSIAGKTGTAQNAHGLDHALFAGYAPADAPQYVAVAVVEAGQHGSSVASPIVGEVLAYMLSHPAGESENQSENQED; encoded by the coding sequence ATGCCTGAGATACGGGATTTGCTGGATACGCGGCTGAGAATACTGCTGTACGCGATTTTTATCAGTCTCGGAGTGCTTTTTACGGGGCTTTATTTTTTTCAGATCGTTCACGCGGATCGATACGTTCGTCTCGCTTACAACAACCGACTGAGGCTGATTCGCTTTTCCTCCCCCCGGGGGAAAATTTACGATCGCAACGGGGTCCCCCTGGCCATCAACGAAACCACGTTCAGCATCATGGGCTACCCTCTGGATCTGGATCGGCCGGGAATGCTCAACCGCATCAGCGAGCTTCTGTCGATTCACGGAATTCCCGTCGCCGTGGAGGATCTGGAGCGAACGATCAAAAAACAGCGGTGGGCGCCTTATCGAGTCATTCGCCTGGTGCCCAATCTGACCATAGCGCAAATGGCGGAGCTGGTGGCGGATCCCGAATTTCCGAAGCAGCTCTTTCCCATTCCCGAGTGGCGCAGGACGTATCCCGCAGGGGCTCTCGTGGCCAACGTCACGGGATATGTGGGAGAAATTTCGGAAAATGAGCTGAAGAACAGCTCTGCCGGAGAATATGCGGGCGGCGACCTCATCGGCAGAGGGGGCATCGAGCGCTATTACGAGGACGAGCTGAGAGGCATGGCCGGCGAGGAGGCCATCGAAGTGGACGCCAGGGGGCGCCGGGTGCGAACCGTGGATATGCGCCCCTTTGTCAAGGGAAAGGATATTCATCTGACCTTGGACATGGGGGCTCAAAAGCTGGCGGCGGAACTTCTGAAGGACTACAGAGGCGCCGTGGTGGCCATGGACGTGAAGACAGGCGCCGTAGTGGTACTGGCGTCGGCTCCCACCTACGACAACAATCCGCTGGCCTGGGGGGTCTCGGGCAGGGAGTGGAAGGAAATCACGGAGGATCCGGACAGGCCCATGCTGGATCGCTCCATAGCGGGGGTCTATCCTCCGGCCTCCACCTTCAAGACCCTGGTGGCCCTGGCGGCGCTGGAAGAGGAAGCCATAACGCCGGAGTCCACCGTTTTCTGTTCGGGGGGGCTGCGACTGCCTTCCCGAACCTTTCGATGCTGGCGGAGGAGTGGGCATGGCTCTCTGAACCTCACTGGAGCTCTGCAGCATTCCTGCGATGTCTATTTTTATCAGGCCGGGATGAAGCTCGGTATCGATCGGCTCCTGAAATGGGTACGCCGGTTTGGACTGGGCAGCCCCACGGGGGTGGATCTGCCGGGAGAAGCGGCGGGCAACGCGGCGGGACCGGAATGGAAGAAAAAACGCCTGGGAGAAAACTGGTATCAGGGCGACACGATCAACTATTCCATCGGACAGGGTTTCGTGCTTCTCACCCCGCTCCAGATCGCCAGAATCTACGCGGCTGTGGCCAACGGCGGGCGTCTGGTGACTCCTTTCCTTGAGAATTCTGCTTTCAGGGAATCCGTGGATCTGGAGATCAGGCCGGAAAATCTGGCCGTGGTTCGAAAAGGTCTGGATTACGTGGTCCGGCGGGGAACCGGAATGAGGGCGGGGCGCTTCGGCGTCTCCATCGCGGGCAAGACGGGTACGGCTCAAAACGCCCACGGTTTGGACCACGCGCTGTTCGCCGGATACGCTCCGGCCGACGCCCCCCAGTACGTGGCTGTGGCCGTTGTAGAAGCGGGACAACATGGCAGCAGCGTGGCATCCCCCATCGTGGGGGAGGTTTTGGCCTATATGCTGAGCCATCCCGCGGGAGAATCTGAAAATCAGTCTGAAAATCAGGAGGATTAG
- a CDS encoding rod shape-determining protein gives MFKYLSGILGLDVGIDLGTANIVVYVKNKGIVISEPSTVAVRKLPRGGGLEIIAVGREAKSMAGKTPSGVQAIWPLQDGVIANFDMTEELIRYCLRRANDGKSFMSHPRVVISVPAEVTEVERKAVIDATLGAGASEAYVVDEPISAALGVGLPISEPRGCMIIDVGGGTSEVSVISLGGIVVTSSLRTAGKDMDNAIIAMLRQRYALLIGETTAEEVKNTIGSALPLSPELEMAVKGRDLSDGLPKIDTVSSVEVREALDPIFLRIEDMVKVALEKTPPELAKDIVDQGVVLSGGVALMKGFAERLSRAINTPVIVAENPLFSVALGVGKILDNLVAMKRVLMSVERGAR, from the coding sequence ATGTTCAAATACCTTTCCGGAATTTTGGGGCTCGACGTGGGGATAGACCTCGGAACGGCCAATATTGTGGTGTATGTGAAAAACAAGGGGATCGTCATCAGCGAGCCGTCGACCGTTGCGGTGCGTAAACTGCCGCGGGGGGGAGGACTCGAGATCATCGCCGTGGGCAGGGAAGCGAAGTCCATGGCCGGCAAGACCCCGTCGGGAGTGCAGGCGATATGGCCTTTGCAGGACGGCGTCATCGCGAACTTCGACATGACGGAGGAGCTTATAAGGTACTGTCTGCGACGGGCCAACGACGGGAAGTCCTTCATGTCTCATCCGAGGGTGGTGATTTCGGTGCCGGCGGAGGTGACGGAGGTGGAACGGAAGGCCGTCATCGACGCGACGCTGGGAGCCGGCGCCAGCGAAGCCTATGTGGTGGACGAACCCATCTCGGCCGCCCTGGGCGTGGGACTGCCCATCAGTGAACCCCGGGGCTGCATGATCATCGACGTGGGGGGAGGAACCAGCGAGGTTTCCGTCATTTCTCTGGGGGGCATCGTGGTGACCAGTTCTCTGAGAACGGCGGGCAAGGATATGGACAATGCCATCATCGCCATGCTGCGGCAGCGTTACGCTCTCCTCATTGGAGAAACCACGGCGGAGGAAGTCAAAAATACCATCGGCTCGGCTCTGCCCCTTTCTCCGGAACTGGAGATGGCGGTAAAGGGACGGGATCTTTCGGACGGACTGCCGAAGATCGATACGGTGTCCTCCGTGGAGGTTCGCGAGGCGCTGGATCCGATTTTTCTGCGCATCGAGGACATGGTCAAGGTCGCCCTCGAAAAGACGCCTCCCGAACTGGCCAAGGACATCGTCGATCAGGGTGTTGTGCTTTCCGGCGGGGTGGCGCTGATGAAGGGCTTTGCGGAACGCCTTTCCCGGGCAATCAATACTCCGGTTATCGTGGCGGAGAATCCTCTGTTCTCCGTGGCGCTGGGAGTGGGAAAAATTCTCGACAACCTGGTGGCGATGAAAAGGGTTTTGATGTCCGTGGAAAGAGGCGCCCGTTAG
- the dtd gene encoding D-tyrosyl-tRNA(Tyr) deacylase, translated as MRAVVQRVSKASVSVDAKIVGEIEAGLCILLGVGRGDTERDAERLAEKVVNLRIFEDDGGKMNSSLSETGGEALIVSQFTLYGDCRKGRRPSFAEAASSEEGKRLYDCFVQRVQAHGVNVACGIFQTHMRVEIHNDGPVTLILDTERA; from the coding sequence ATGAGGGCTGTTGTGCAAAGAGTTTCCAAAGCGTCGGTTTCCGTGGATGCAAAAATCGTCGGCGAAATCGAGGCAGGATTGTGTATACTTTTGGGAGTCGGCAGGGGCGATACGGAACGGGATGCCGAGCGACTGGCCGAAAAAGTGGTCAATCTCAGGATATTCGAAGACGACGGGGGTAAAATGAACAGCTCTCTTTCTGAGACGGGAGGAGAGGCCCTTATCGTTTCTCAGTTTACTTTGTACGGAGACTGCCGAAAGGGCCGTCGTCCGTCCTTTGCAGAAGCTGCTTCTTCCGAGGAGGGGAAACGGCTTTATGATTGTTTTGTCCAACGGGTGCAGGCGCATGGCGTAAATGTCGCCTGTGGAATTTTTCAAACGCATATGCGGGTGGAAATCCACAACGACGGCCCGGTGACTCTGATATTGGATACGGAGAGGGCGTGA
- a CDS encoding rod shape-determining protein MreC: MADRRLTREWIHGLVALTAGLFLLGMSPGFSLLRNIVDLTGNALAVPEYPAVLLRESLMDLYLWSRGKNDLIRQIESLKNENSKLQVVNSVLVAEQIRTELDTRMDGARVTLREPQSWWNECRINRGEKNGIIMGLPVFQNGFLVGRVSSVSSFSSWVELLTSSSLLIPAVVEETRELGIVVGDGDGSVLLTYIPESHGIEKGMKVSTALVSEILPPGIPIGYIDEEARLSESGYVTYKIKPGATFGKLYLLSVLKHSRSILR; this comes from the coding sequence ATGGCCGACAGACGTCTGACTCGCGAGTGGATACACGGACTGGTGGCGCTTACGGCGGGACTTTTTCTGCTGGGAATGTCCCCCGGCTTCAGTCTGTTGAGAAACATTGTCGATCTGACGGGAAATGCGCTGGCCGTGCCGGAGTATCCCGCCGTCCTTCTGCGGGAGTCTCTCATGGACCTTTATCTTTGGTCCCGCGGCAAAAATGATTTGATTCGTCAGATCGAATCTCTGAAAAACGAAAACTCCAAACTGCAGGTGGTCAATTCCGTCCTGGTGGCGGAGCAGATTCGAACCGAGCTGGACACGCGTATGGACGGCGCCCGGGTGACGCTGCGGGAACCCCAGTCCTGGTGGAACGAGTGCAGGATCAACAGGGGCGAGAAGAACGGCATCATCATGGGGCTGCCCGTTTTTCAAAACGGTTTTCTGGTGGGAAGGGTGAGTTCGGTGAGCTCCTTTTCCTCCTGGGTGGAGCTGCTGACTTCCTCGTCTCTTTTGATTCCCGCCGTGGTGGAGGAAACCCGGGAGCTGGGAATCGTGGTGGGAGACGGGGATGGTTCGGTGCTGCTGACCTACATTCCGGAGTCCCACGGCATCGAGAAGGGGATGAAGGTGAGCACCGCTCTGGTGAGCGAGATCCTTCCCCCGGGAATTCCCATCGGCTATATCGACGAGGAGGCCCGTCTTTCGGAAAGCGGTTATGTAACCTATAAAATAAAACCCGGAGCGACCTTTGGGAAATTGTACCTGCTTTCGGTTCTGAAACACTCCCGGAGCATATTGCGATGA